The Coccidioides posadasii str. Silveira chromosome 2, complete sequence genomic interval GCTGGGCGCATTTTTCTGCCAGCTCTTCGATCGTAGAGCCGGTGATGTGCTCAACAATTTCCGGCCGGTACTCTTCCGGCCGTAACCACGAGATCGTCTGCTGGTCCCATATTTGGAAGGCAATGTTGTCTGGCTGTGCGAGGATTGCTCTGCCAAATTTGGCGTAGGTGTAGTTACGCATGTCGATGCCCTCATCGACGAAACGTTCACCTTCAGAGTTGAGCATCAAGCCGAGAGGATAGCCGGACTTGGTGAACTGATTGGAGATTTCGCGATCGCCAGAATTGGCGGGAGCATTGGCATCCCAGGCGACAGAATGGCAGCCAGACCAGTTTCCAGCTTGCTTCGCGGAGACATCACGAATAGCAGTTTCGAGGCAGTCGCCGACGTTGAAAGGGGTGCCGCGCACAAGAGCAAGATCCCACCCAGGGCCGAGATACTGGGCTCTCATCCGTGAGTTAGCTTCAAAGCCACCAGCTGCTAGAATCACTGCTTTGGCTCTGACGATTCGCTCCTGGCCGTTGTGCTCAACGCGAGCACCGGTAACGGCTCCAGTATTCTGGTCCTTGATTATGCCTTTCAAGGGGGTTGAATAGAGCACAGTCACTCCGAGACGGCGGGCCGCCGTCAGATGATCCTGAATAAGGCCCTTTCCACCATCTTCAGTTTTGAGCGACATCCCTCCCCAAAACTTGTATCGGCCATCGACTTTGTAGGCTTGACGATTGAACGATAGTTGAAATCTCACACCGTGATGTGCAAGCCACTTGACGGCTGAATTTGAATCTTGGACAAGAATCTTGCTAAGCTCTGCGTCTGTCCGATTAGCTGTCATGCGGAGAAGGTCGTCCGTAAAATTCTTCGGGGTGTAAGGTTCCATATCGATAATCTGTGCCGTGTCTTTATCGACATTGTTCACGATTGGGAGGAGATCGTCGAGTCCACCGTGGACGGTACGGAATGCGCCTGCGGTGAAGAACGAATTGCCGCCAGACCATTCTTCTGGGGATTTTTCGATCAGAACAACTCGTCCAGCGCCTGATTCGGCTGCTGATATGGCGGCTGAAAACCCAGCATTGCCGCTGCCGGCAACCAGGACGTCGCAGTCCACTGGGAGGGACATTGGTAAGATTCAATCCGTATCCGAGGGACAGGCAACCGAGGCAGAAAGGCCGAGAGCAATGGTTCTATTCTTGGTGAACTTTGGAGTCCGTCACTGAAGACAGGTTGCCAGCGTGAGATGGTTTTAAGAAGACAAATAGCTGTTATATGCGCCCTGGGTAAGAGCACGGAAACCTGTCACGGAGTCTGCTGGGTCAGGCCATACACCGCTCGCCCGGCGGCGAGAGCGGAATTGTGTACGGAGTCTGTCTTCCACCTGGATGAGGCAGGCTGAGACCGGGAAACATTTGTTCCGTCTACTCGCGAGAAGAGAAGCCTTGAGCGATCCAGAGCGCTGTCCTGGGGTCCCGATGACGGCCATACTGGCGGCACGAATCGCAATTTGATCTTCCGCCGAGGCCTAAGACCAATCGGTGCGATGAAGATGTCCGTTGCGCAGGTTGCGCCGTGGAGGTTGCGGAGCATTCCACTCCGTCGAGTAGCGGGCAAAGGCAACGGAATCGCCAAGGACACCGTCCGTGAAACGCTTTTGTGCTTCACGTTTCCCTGGATGTGCCGTCGGGTAGCCAAGAAGCGAGAAACAAACGGGCGCAACCTGCAACCAAAGCTCTTTTGATGATTCGGGTCTGCTAAATATGCCGAAGCAATCAACGGCTGTTCCCCCACTATGCGGGGTCAACACACCCGATCGCGGGAATCGCGAATGCATTCGTTCCGCAGCGCTGGCGAGAGGCAGAAGGCAAACGGAGCTTTCAAAAGAAACGCTCTGGCCGGCTGGTCTGACCTCCTGATCTATCGCTTGGGTGCTTTTCCTAGCTAATTCTAGacactttttctttttttttttaaaaaaagaaaaaaaaaaagaaaaggcccGAAGTCCTTACTCCTCAGCATATTCGCCCCGCGACATTGGATCATTACACTTCCATTACTTCACTGGGCAAAATGGTTGGCCGACTTGAAGGGAAAGTTGCTATTGTGACTGGTGCGGGTTCCGGGTTTGGCGAAGCCATCGCGCACGCCTTCGTTGACGAAGGCGCCCACGTCCTGGTCGCAGATATCGCGGTCGAGAACGGCCACCGTGTCGTGAAGGACATCGAGGCCAAATCCGGAGCCGCGCGAGGCAGTGCAGTTTTCGTGGACTTCAACTGCACAAGCCGCAAGGCGTGGGAAGATGCTCTCGAGTTGGCAAAGCAGAAGTTCGGTAAACTGGACATTGTCGTGAACAACGCTGGAACGACATACCGGAAGAAGCCTAGCATTGAGGTTACAGAGGATGAGTTTGATAAAATTATTGCCGTGAACGTGAAGAGCATCTATCACAGCGTCGCTGCCGTGGTCCCGTACTTTGTCGAGAGGAAGTCTGGTGTGTTTTTGAATACATCGTCGGTCGCAGGCACACGAGTAAGACCTGGCCAGGTATTTTATGGCGGCACAAAGGGCTTTTTGAATACGGTATGGAGTTTTCTCTCTTCTGCTGAGCTTGCGCCATGCCGGCTACCTGATCCCGTTTCCGACACCAATCATCCCACCCCCTGTAAAAGACGCTGGCTAACGTCCAGGATGGCACAGGTCACACAAGGTCTCGCTGCAGAATATGGGCCCCAAGGTCTTCGATTTAACTCCATCTGCCCTCTTCGCGGAAAGACtggattattagagatgttCTCTGGTGTCCCCGATACGCCGGAAGAGCGCGAAAGATTCGCACAATCGGTGCC includes:
- a CDS encoding uncharacterized protein (EggNog:ENOG410PFQU~COG:C), with amino-acid sequence MFPGLSLPHPGGRQTPYTIPLSPPGERLDCDVLVAGSGNAGFSAAISAAESGAGRVVLIEKSPEEWSGGNSFFTAGAFRTVHGGLDDLLPIVNNVDKDTAQIIDMEPYTPKNFTDDLLRMTANRTDAELSKILVQDSNSAVKWLAHHGVRFQLSFNRQAYKVDGRYKFWGGMSLKTEDGGKGLIQDHLTAARRLGVTVLYSTPLKGIIKDQNTGAVTGARVEHNGQERIVRAKAVILAAGGFEANSRMRAQYLGPGWDLALVRGTPFNVGDCLETAIRDVSAKQAGNWSGCHSVAWDANAPANSGDREISNQFTKSGYPLGLMLNSEGERFVDEGIDMRNYTYAKFGRAILAQPDNIAFQIWDQQTISWLRPEEYRPEIVEHITGSTIEELAEKCAQRGLHNKENFVKTISDYNEAVYQNRRQNPNAKWNPAVKDRLSTQSRNGGLALAKTNWALPLDKGPFLAVKVSCGITFTFGGLAVNPQTAAVISSASNKEIPGLYCVGEMLGGLFYGNYPGGSGLTAGAVFGRRAGAAAAARVSRQSVVDRARL
- a CDS encoding uncharacterized protein (EggNog:ENOG410PVUH~COG:Q); this encodes MVGRLEGKVAIVTGAGSGFGEAIAHAFVDEGAHVLVADIAVENGHRVVKDIEAKSGAARGSAVFVDFNCTSRKAWEDALELAKQKFGKLDIVVNNAGTTYRKKPSIEVTEDEFDKIIAVNVKSIYHSVAAVVPYFVERKSGVFLNTSSVAGTRVRPGQVFYGGTKGFLNTVTQGLAAEYGPQGLRFNSICPLRGKTGLLEMFSGVPDTPEERERFAQSVPLRRMSEPTDVANAAVYLASDEASFITGVNLPVDGGRLAV